One Planctomycetaceae bacterium DNA window includes the following coding sequences:
- a CDS encoding GDSL-type esterase/lipase family protein: MTASYNTPRGTQRSVARLSTRRKILYSAATVAFFFSVMESCLRFMDFRYETDLERMTFTFPIDEFNNHSEEPFLIRDPILFWKPRPSTEGHNSLGFPGPDFDVIKPENSVRVVCLGDSCTHFGPEPYPERWQKLQDAAQRNVSDSSRIDGETTADSSEDHVEIINASCLGYSSWQGRALMETVVHQWSPDIVTAYFGWNDHWLSRGVPDHLQSSHSESINQLLKLANESRVYQLAASIFSQRSGAADDLRSAVRPARVPPEQYRRNLIAISEACRRCGADCWMITAPHALDILVPEYLLDAGEVSDLSEVQPLHESYNEIVRATAIECNATLIDAAAMFDELDKQDLFLADAIHLSDEGRTLLANRLHQEMEQNAVKVLRSDDH, translated from the coding sequence ATGACTGCATCTTACAACACGCCACGGGGGACACAGCGATCCGTGGCAAGACTCTCGACGCGGCGCAAAATCCTTTACTCCGCCGCAACCGTCGCGTTTTTCTTTTCGGTCATGGAGTCCTGTTTGCGATTCATGGATTTTCGATACGAAACCGATCTGGAAAGGATGACGTTTACATTCCCGATTGATGAATTCAACAATCATTCGGAAGAGCCATTCCTGATCCGTGACCCGATCCTGTTTTGGAAGCCTCGGCCATCCACGGAGGGGCATAATTCGTTGGGTTTCCCTGGTCCGGACTTTGACGTCATCAAACCTGAAAACAGTGTTCGTGTGGTTTGCCTGGGGGATTCGTGCACACATTTCGGTCCGGAACCGTACCCGGAACGCTGGCAGAAACTCCAGGATGCCGCACAAAGAAATGTGTCCGATTCGTCCCGAATTGACGGGGAGACAACCGCTGATTCATCCGAAGATCATGTGGAGATTATTAACGCGTCCTGTCTGGGGTATTCGTCGTGGCAGGGGCGTGCGCTGATGGAAACGGTGGTTCATCAGTGGTCTCCTGACATCGTGACTGCTTATTTTGGCTGGAATGATCACTGGCTTTCGAGGGGTGTTCCGGATCATTTACAATCCAGTCATTCCGAGAGCATCAATCAACTGCTGAAGCTGGCGAACGAATCTCGCGTGTATCAACTGGCAGCATCGATTTTCAGCCAAAGATCCGGTGCAGCCGACGACCTGCGTTCGGCCGTTCGTCCTGCCCGCGTGCCCCCGGAACAATATCGACGCAATCTGATTGCCATCAGCGAAGCGTGTCGCCGTTGTGGTGCAGACTGCTGGATGATTACAGCTCCCCACGCGCTGGACATTCTTGTACCGGAGTACCTGTTAGATGCCGGCGAAGTGAGCGACTTGTCGGAAGTGCAACCACTGCATGAATCGTACAATGAGATCGTTCGAGCGACCGCAATTGAATGCAACGCAACTCTGATTGATGCAGCAGCTATGTTTGATGAACTCGACAAGCAGGATCTGTTCCTGGCAGACGCGATCCATCTGTCTGATGAAGGTCGAACTCTGCTTGCCAATCGACTTCATCAGGAGATGGAGCAAAACGCAGTCAAAGTACTGCGATCGGATGATCATTGA
- a CDS encoding aldehyde dehydrogenase family protein: MTSTTVSVTPPAIRQTGILIGDEFRPSVSGKTFPTVNPATEEVICEVAEGDAADVNLAVHAARSAFENGPWSRMDARDRGQLLHKLADLAERHIDELAALETLDNGKPINDSRTADLPLVIDCLRYYAGWADKIHGSTIPVRGDYFCYTRREPIGVCGQIIPWNFPLLMTAWKWGPALAAGNTIVMKPAEQTPLTCLRLAELALAAGFPPGVINVVPGYGPTAGAALVAHPEVDKIAFTGEGTTAKIIMKNAADTLKRITFELGGKSPNIVFADADLDAAIAGAEFGLFFNQGQCCCAGSRLYVEDSVHDEFVEKMVARAGSRVLGNPFDSETTQGPQVDQAQFDKIMSYIQKGQSEGADCVTGGERYGKRGYFVRPTIFTNVQDSMAIAREEIFGPVMSILKFSDLPEVVSRANDTNFGLAAAVWTKDVQKAHRVAASLRAGTVWVNCYDVFDAAAPFGGFKMSGIGRELGEAGLANYTELKTVTVSL, from the coding sequence ATGACATCGACTACCGTCTCTGTTACGCCACCGGCCATTCGCCAGACTGGCATCCTGATTGGAGATGAATTTCGACCCTCCGTCAGCGGCAAGACGTTCCCCACGGTGAATCCGGCGACCGAAGAGGTCATCTGCGAAGTTGCCGAAGGTGACGCCGCTGATGTGAATCTGGCAGTGCACGCCGCAAGATCAGCATTTGAAAATGGCCCATGGTCACGAATGGATGCACGGGATCGCGGGCAGTTGTTACACAAACTGGCCGATCTGGCCGAACGACATATCGACGAACTGGCGGCTCTCGAAACACTTGACAACGGGAAGCCCATCAATGATTCGCGAACGGCGGATCTGCCATTGGTTATTGACTGTCTGAGATATTACGCCGGATGGGCAGACAAGATTCACGGCAGCACAATCCCCGTTCGAGGTGACTATTTCTGCTATACGCGTCGAGAGCCGATTGGGGTTTGCGGTCAGATTATTCCCTGGAATTTCCCTCTGCTGATGACCGCCTGGAAATGGGGGCCAGCGCTGGCAGCGGGCAATACCATCGTGATGAAACCCGCCGAACAGACACCGCTCACCTGCCTGCGTCTTGCGGAACTGGCCCTGGCAGCCGGTTTTCCGCCGGGTGTCATCAACGTGGTTCCGGGATATGGTCCTACCGCGGGCGCAGCACTTGTTGCCCATCCGGAGGTCGACAAGATTGCGTTTACCGGTGAAGGTACCACGGCAAAAATCATCATGAAGAATGCGGCTGACACGCTCAAGAGAATCACTTTCGAACTTGGCGGGAAGAGTCCGAATATTGTCTTCGCGGATGCCGATCTGGATGCAGCGATTGCCGGTGCAGAGTTCGGCTTATTCTTCAACCAGGGACAGTGCTGCTGCGCTGGCAGCCGACTCTATGTGGAAGATTCTGTTCACGATGAATTTGTGGAAAAGATGGTGGCTCGTGCAGGCAGCCGGGTGCTGGGAAATCCGTTCGACAGTGAAACAACTCAGGGCCCTCAGGTGGATCAGGCGCAGTTTGATAAAATCATGAGCTACATTCAGAAGGGACAAAGTGAGGGAGCGGACTGCGTTACCGGTGGCGAACGGTACGGCAAACGCGGCTATTTCGTTCGGCCGACGATCTTTACAAATGTCCAGGACAGCATGGCCATCGCGCGGGAAGAAATCTTTGGGCCAGTGATGAGTATCCTGAAGTTCAGCGACCTTCCTGAAGTGGTCAGTCGAGCCAACGATACCAATTTCGGACTTGCCGCTGCCGTCTGGACAAAAGACGTTCAGAAGGCACACCGCGTCGCTGCCAGCCTGCGTGCCGGCACCGTCTGGGTCAACTGCTACGATGTGTTTGATGCAGCCGCTCCGTTCGGAGGGTTTAAGATGAGCGGCATCGGCCGGGAGCTCGGTGAAGCAGGTCTGGCGAATTACACAGAACTTAAAACCGTGACCGTCAGCCTGTAA
- a CDS encoding PhoPQ-activated protein PqaA family protein gives MNCPESPYPSKQTRQTSTVAAAVLLATVTLQVSIAAQEISGSPQTPGSLSAVTSSAVAPVANLTVAAVTPEEAAASAIHNYVQRDEPEFAWKIARTHQKNGATITELRVTSQRWQDILWEHAVEVYQPAKLEYPEHVLLFVTGGSQPPKDLSEKDAEMGLQMAAVSGMRVAVLHQVPNQPLLGNRVEDDLITETWLRYLKTGDESWPLLFAMVKSAVKTMDAVQEFTAQDGKKPVSSFIITGASKRGWTSWLTPVADKRVVATAPIVIDVLNFRAQMKHQIDTWGKYSEQIIDYTSKGLIVEGEENDRERQLRLMMDPYSYRETLTLPKLLVNGTNDPYWVVDAMKLYWDDLKGPRYALFLPNDGHGLENGRRKALTTISIYARMNAAKMTLPELDWEFGRDGETRSVRVHSSQPPTSAHLWSAQSADLDFRDEKWSEVKMSESDGAIVGSVIGKEGKHVAMYAELIFEVAGVPYSLCTLVERN, from the coding sequence ATGAATTGTCCTGAGAGTCCTTATCCCTCAAAACAAACACGACAAACTTCCACAGTGGCTGCTGCTGTGTTACTGGCCACGGTGACGCTGCAGGTATCGATCGCTGCTCAGGAGATTTCCGGTTCTCCTCAGACACCTGGATCACTCAGCGCAGTGACATCCAGCGCCGTGGCACCTGTTGCGAACCTCACAGTAGCCGCAGTCACGCCCGAAGAGGCCGCCGCATCAGCCATCCACAATTATGTTCAGCGCGATGAACCAGAGTTTGCATGGAAGATCGCACGCACTCACCAGAAAAACGGTGCGACCATCACTGAACTGCGAGTGACATCACAACGCTGGCAGGACATTCTCTGGGAACACGCGGTCGAAGTCTATCAGCCAGCAAAGCTTGAATACCCCGAACATGTGTTGCTGTTTGTGACCGGGGGAAGTCAGCCGCCGAAGGATCTTTCGGAGAAAGACGCAGAAATGGGTCTGCAGATGGCTGCGGTTTCCGGAATGCGGGTGGCCGTGTTGCATCAGGTGCCCAATCAACCTTTGCTTGGGAATCGTGTTGAAGACGACCTGATCACTGAGACTTGGCTGAGGTACCTGAAAACAGGCGACGAATCATGGCCGTTACTTTTCGCGATGGTGAAGAGTGCCGTAAAGACAATGGACGCCGTTCAGGAGTTCACAGCGCAGGATGGCAAGAAACCTGTTTCTTCATTCATCATTACCGGGGCCTCAAAACGCGGCTGGACGAGTTGGTTGACGCCCGTCGCAGATAAACGCGTCGTTGCTACTGCTCCGATTGTCATTGACGTGCTGAACTTTCGAGCACAGATGAAACACCAGATTGACACCTGGGGCAAGTACAGCGAACAGATCATCGACTACACGAGCAAGGGCTTAATTGTAGAGGGGGAAGAGAACGATCGCGAGAGACAACTTCGCCTGATGATGGATCCGTATAGTTACCGGGAAACACTAACCCTGCCAAAGCTGCTTGTTAATGGCACAAATGATCCCTACTGGGTTGTGGATGCGATGAAGCTGTACTGGGATGACCTGAAAGGTCCCCGCTATGCTTTGTTTCTGCCGAATGATGGACACGGACTGGAGAATGGCCGCCGCAAGGCTCTGACGACCATTTCAATTTACGCTCGAATGAACGCCGCAAAGATGACGCTGCCTGAGCTCGATTGGGAATTCGGACGAGATGGCGAGACCCGATCCGTTCGCGTTCATTCTTCACAGCCCCCCACGTCGGCACATCTGTGGTCTGCACAGTCGGCAGATCTTGACTTTCGCGATGAAAAATGGAGCGAGGTCAAGATGTCAGAAAGTGACGGGGCCATCGTGGGTTCTGTTATCGGCAAGGAAGGCAAGCACGTCGCGATGTATGCCGAATTGATCTTTGAAGTCGCAGGCGTGCCATACTCCCTGTGCACCCTTGTCGAACGCAACTGA
- a CDS encoding aspartate aminotransferase family protein — MAPATQPSPIHFENEPVSNEVRDHIAAGEPHSLRTYTPTQAVLAKSAGIFHWTPEGRRLYDFTSGVLVANLGHNPKRWLKRFVEYLGWTPDMLSSDEDGFAQAVSMTAYNAITQLESEATQRLLANLQASCGGNRLQSVIWAASGSEAVQKALWACMKNDPSRDGILATRYGFHGKKGLSGAVTGCETDPDRDPRVRFITFPRDECSDIESPAKPFDPAPYREELERIWKESNGTIGCLITEPYLGGGGSFHPPAAYLQLLQSFCREHDILFILDEVQANFGRTGRMYAFEAYGLEPDFVCLGKGLGNGVPVSAAVGRRDVCEKMGYGATSDTWSANPISSAAVIATLDEFESSTILERTRHLHTIFRDGLCQLKKTGAIVNVRGEGMVFGIECGAVGKLSPGEVANAIVERAYRGVENGDGIHLLGPLAGCVLRVSPPMCMSDEDAGQSLSLLHQFVQDVANSHQ, encoded by the coding sequence ATGGCTCCGGCAACTCAACCCTCACCCATCCATTTCGAAAACGAACCCGTTTCCAACGAAGTCCGCGACCATATTGCCGCCGGTGAGCCGCATTCTCTTCGCACCTACACGCCCACACAGGCGGTGCTCGCCAAATCGGCTGGAATCTTTCACTGGACACCCGAAGGACGCCGTTTGTACGACTTCACCAGTGGTGTGCTGGTTGCAAATCTCGGCCATAACCCAAAGCGATGGCTGAAGCGATTTGTAGAGTATCTTGGCTGGACGCCGGACATGTTGTCTTCTGATGAAGATGGCTTCGCTCAGGCAGTCTCAATGACGGCATACAACGCAATTACTCAATTGGAGTCTGAAGCCACGCAGCGTCTTCTGGCAAATCTGCAGGCAAGTTGCGGCGGCAATCGATTGCAGTCGGTGATATGGGCTGCATCCGGTTCAGAAGCGGTCCAGAAAGCTCTGTGGGCATGCATGAAGAATGATCCATCCCGTGATGGGATACTTGCCACACGTTATGGATTTCACGGAAAAAAGGGACTCTCAGGAGCTGTGACCGGCTGCGAAACAGATCCGGATCGGGACCCTCGAGTGCGTTTCATCACTTTTCCGCGTGACGAATGTTCCGACATCGAATCACCAGCGAAGCCTTTCGATCCAGCGCCGTATCGAGAGGAACTGGAGCGTATCTGGAAGGAATCAAACGGGACAATCGGTTGTTTGATCACCGAGCCGTATCTTGGCGGCGGCGGAAGCTTTCACCCGCCGGCCGCGTACCTGCAGTTGCTGCAGTCCTTTTGTCGCGAACATGACATCCTGTTTATCCTGGATGAGGTTCAGGCCAACTTTGGTCGGACAGGTCGCATGTACGCCTTCGAAGCTTATGGACTGGAACCAGATTTCGTGTGCCTTGGAAAAGGTTTGGGAAATGGTGTGCCAGTCAGCGCGGCTGTCGGCCGTCGCGACGTCTGCGAGAAGATGGGTTACGGAGCGACCTCGGACACGTGGAGCGCGAACCCGATTTCTTCAGCCGCTGTTATCGCAACTCTGGACGAATTTGAATCCAGCACGATCCTCGAACGCACTCGTCATCTCCATACCATTTTCCGGGATGGACTGTGCCAGTTGAAAAAGACCGGAGCCATTGTCAACGTGCGTGGCGAAGGTATGGTGTTCGGCATTGAATGTGGGGCGGTCGGTAAACTCAGTCCCGGCGAAGTTGCCAATGCCATTGTGGAAAGAGCCTACCGTGGCGTAGAGAATGGCGACGGCATCCATTTGCTTGGCCCATTGGCCGGTTGTGTTCTTCGAGTCAGTCCACCGATGTGCATGTCAGATGAAGATGCGGGGCAATCCTTATCATTGCTCCATCAGTTCGTGCAGGACGTGGCAAATAGTCACCAATAG
- the metK gene encoding methionine adenosyltransferase yields MANYFFTSESVSMGHPDKVSDQVSDGILDALLEQDPMSRVACETLCTTDLVVLAGEITTQAKVDYVGVARKVIREIGYTSDDIGFNADTCRVFLALHSQSGDIAQGVDRDGAGDQGLMFGYACNQTEELMPLPIAYSHRIINKLAQVRLDGEVNWLRPDSKSQVTVEYDGAKPVRIDAIVVSTQHTDDVTQEQIAEYIRNSIIGQCIPAELIDANTKYHINPTGRFVIGGPHGDTGLTGRKIIVDTYGGWGRHGGGAFSGKDATKVDRSAAYMGRYVAKNIVAAGLADECEVQLAYAIGVAAPVSVRVDTFGTAKVCEQKLGEVVQQIFPLNPQGIINHLQLRRPIFRHTAHGGHFGRSEPEFTWEATDKADELKKAFA; encoded by the coding sequence ATGGCCAACTACTTCTTCACTAGTGAATCCGTCAGTATGGGACATCCGGACAAGGTCTCCGATCAGGTATCGGACGGCATTCTGGATGCTTTGCTCGAACAGGATCCGATGTCTCGCGTCGCCTGTGAGACCCTTTGCACGACGGATCTGGTTGTCCTGGCCGGCGAAATCACCACGCAGGCGAAAGTCGATTACGTGGGTGTTGCCCGCAAGGTCATTCGCGAAATCGGTTATACGAGTGACGATATTGGCTTCAATGCAGATACCTGTCGTGTCTTTCTGGCACTCCACAGCCAAAGCGGTGACATCGCACAGGGCGTGGACCGAGACGGAGCGGGCGACCAGGGACTGATGTTTGGCTATGCCTGCAATCAGACTGAAGAGTTAATGCCGCTTCCGATTGCCTATTCGCACCGCATCATCAATAAGCTGGCGCAGGTCAGACTTGATGGTGAAGTAAACTGGTTGCGTCCGGACAGCAAGAGTCAGGTGACCGTGGAATATGACGGCGCAAAACCTGTTCGAATCGATGCCATTGTTGTCAGTACACAGCACACGGACGACGTGACTCAGGAACAAATTGCCGAATACATCAGGAACAGCATCATTGGCCAGTGCATTCCGGCGGAACTCATCGACGCAAACACAAAGTATCACATCAATCCTACCGGCCGATTTGTGATTGGTGGACCTCATGGCGATACAGGACTGACCGGCCGAAAGATCATCGTTGATACCTACGGTGGCTGGGGGCGTCACGGTGGCGGTGCCTTCTCCGGTAAGGACGCAACCAAGGTGGATCGCTCTGCGGCATACATGGGGCGATACGTTGCAAAGAATATTGTTGCCGCAGGACTTGCCGACGAATGTGAAGTTCAGCTCGCTTACGCGATTGGCGTTGCTGCTCCCGTGAGCGTTCGCGTTGACACCTTCGGTACAGCAAAGGTTTGCGAACAAAAGCTCGGAGAGGTGGTTCAGCAGATCTTCCCATTGAATCCACAGGGAATTATTAATCACCTGCAGCTGCGTCGTCCGATTTTCCGACACACGGCCCATGGCGGTCATTTCGGACGCAGCGAGCCAGAATTTACCTGGGAAGCAACCGATAAAGCAGATGAGTTGAAGAAGGCATTTGCTTAG
- a CDS encoding Gfo/Idh/MocA family oxidoreductase translates to MSSTSRRGFLASAAASAAAFSFPSAARAVSAVDEINIGFISCGGRANEHMGAFSSIAGITVGGLCDPDEGRVGKAGERFPRARLYQDLRKLLDDDSVDAVVIATCNHWHCLAAIWAMQAGKDVYVEKPLSHSQWEGQQTVNAARKYNRVCQVGTQQRSDPMQAQIKAFLHEEKALGNLVSARVNRYGVRGPIGKRDTPLPIDKSVDYDLWLGPAQDRPIFRDKLQYDWHWDWNTGSGEMGNWGVHVLDDVRNNVFLDKVTVPKRILGGGGRMVWNDAGESPNVHFVYFDTGVIPVVIGLTNLPAGPKERKSPKCPGPGSGYVVYCEGGRFEGQRGAGVAFDQNGKEIRRFKGNSGNGIHQQNFIDSVRSRDTSSLNTDVQIGHHSTGWCNLANIAFQTGSAWNAENAASVTGDHGVWGSLLEEMKEHLGAYNLSFADKGIRLSPMLNLDIASERFVGEHAEAANALLKRQYREPYVVPEITV, encoded by the coding sequence ATGAGTTCCACCAGTCGACGAGGTTTTCTGGCAAGCGCAGCAGCTTCTGCCGCGGCGTTTTCGTTTCCTTCCGCGGCACGGGCTGTGTCCGCTGTTGATGAAATCAACATCGGGTTCATCAGCTGCGGAGGCCGCGCGAATGAACATATGGGAGCGTTCTCAAGCATTGCCGGAATCACCGTCGGAGGGCTCTGCGATCCGGATGAAGGACGCGTTGGAAAGGCGGGGGAACGATTCCCCAGGGCTCGGCTCTATCAGGATCTCAGGAAATTGCTTGACGACGATTCGGTAGATGCAGTTGTCATTGCAACTTGCAATCACTGGCATTGTCTGGCGGCGATCTGGGCGATGCAGGCCGGTAAGGATGTGTATGTGGAAAAACCACTTTCGCACAGCCAGTGGGAAGGGCAGCAGACGGTTAATGCCGCTCGCAAGTATAATCGGGTCTGTCAGGTCGGAACGCAGCAGCGTTCGGATCCAATGCAGGCGCAGATTAAGGCGTTCCTTCATGAGGAGAAAGCTCTGGGGAATCTTGTATCTGCCCGAGTGAATCGATACGGAGTGCGCGGGCCCATCGGAAAGAGAGATACGCCGCTGCCAATTGACAAATCGGTCGATTATGACCTGTGGCTCGGCCCCGCCCAGGACCGTCCAATCTTCCGAGACAAGCTTCAGTACGACTGGCACTGGGACTGGAATACCGGTTCCGGTGAAATGGGGAACTGGGGCGTGCATGTTCTTGATGATGTTCGTAATAACGTCTTTCTGGACAAAGTCACGGTGCCGAAGCGAATTCTCGGCGGTGGCGGACGTATGGTCTGGAACGATGCCGGCGAGTCGCCGAATGTGCATTTCGTCTATTTTGACACCGGAGTAATACCTGTCGTCATCGGGCTGACGAACCTTCCCGCAGGGCCAAAAGAGCGGAAGTCTCCGAAATGTCCCGGGCCGGGCAGTGGCTATGTCGTGTACTGCGAAGGTGGCCGTTTCGAGGGACAACGCGGGGCAGGCGTAGCGTTCGATCAGAATGGCAAAGAGATCCGCCGATTCAAAGGCAACAGCGGGAATGGAATTCACCAGCAGAATTTCATTGATTCTGTGCGCAGTCGGGATACTTCATCGCTGAATACGGATGTTCAAATTGGTCACCATTCGACTGGGTGGTGTAATCTTGCAAACATCGCATTCCAGACAGGTTCTGCCTGGAATGCGGAAAACGCGGCGTCGGTGACGGGCGACCACGGCGTTTGGGGAAGTTTGCTGGAGGAAATGAAAGAGCATCTCGGGGCCTACAACCTGAGTTTTGCTGACAAGGGAATTCGGCTCAGTCCAATGCTGAATCTGGATATCGCGTCAGAACGGTTCGTGGGTGAACACGCCGAAGCAGCCAACGCGCTTCTGAAGCGACAGTACCGTGAGCCGTATGTCGTCCCTGAAATCACGGTTTGA
- the htpG gene encoding molecular chaperone HtpG: MTEQAEKTQYSFQAEIKQLLHLLSHSLYQNREITIRELVSNASDALDKFRYLTLTSDVTGDASDLRVVLDPDKEARVLTIRDNGVGMTRDELTQNLGTIARSGSLDFLRNAQQTESKDSSLHLIGQFGVGFYSAFMLADRVEVITRSHKEENGWVWESTGDGSYTITEATEPVERGTSIRLHLKKDLDEYTDPIRLKYILRKYSTFVPHAIYVQDEHINNQPPIWVEPRNSLTEEQYQNFYEYLTHFPGQKPLWHLHLSADSPFQFHSILYSPETNLEKMGFGRSDHGLHLCAKRILVQNDNRDLLPDYLRFLRGIVDSADLPLNVSREALQDNTVFRKMQKVITKKVLDHLDSFAEEDADKYQTFYREFGMILREGVGSDFDNRDRLAKLLRFASTHSTDSGKLVSLQEYCDRAPEEQKQIYFVTGTDATSVLRDPNLEIFRSRNLEVLLLTDPADEYILSTLNSFAERDLVSVDSADLKLPEKKAADGEDQSEEGSKESTEVPSGFDRLIEILKESLGEQVQDVRKSERLTESDCCLVNAQGSMSTTMQRVLRMNTPEFEMAKMILEVNPNSSLIRRLSEIAVNSDNAEFIRECGRQLHANAMIMAGLAPNGNEMASRLQSFMLQLAQSRSSITT; this comes from the coding sequence ATGACGGAACAAGCGGAGAAGACGCAGTACTCGTTTCAGGCAGAGATCAAACAACTTCTGCATTTGCTCTCACATTCGCTGTATCAGAATCGTGAGATCACAATTCGTGAACTTGTCAGCAATGCTTCGGACGCTCTGGACAAGTTTCGATATTTGACACTTACGTCCGACGTCACGGGTGACGCATCTGACCTTCGAGTTGTACTGGACCCGGACAAAGAGGCCCGAGTACTGACGATCCGTGACAACGGTGTCGGTATGACACGCGACGAACTGACACAAAACCTCGGGACAATTGCTCGCAGCGGATCACTCGACTTCCTGAGGAACGCACAACAGACGGAATCGAAAGATTCCAGTCTGCATTTGATTGGTCAGTTCGGCGTTGGTTTCTACTCGGCGTTCATGCTGGCAGATCGCGTGGAAGTCATTACACGCAGTCACAAGGAGGAGAATGGCTGGGTCTGGGAATCTACCGGCGACGGAAGTTACACAATCACCGAAGCAACAGAACCTGTCGAACGCGGGACTTCGATCCGACTTCATTTGAAGAAGGATCTCGATGAGTACACCGATCCGATTCGCCTGAAGTACATCCTCCGGAAGTACTCAACATTCGTGCCGCATGCCATCTATGTGCAGGACGAACATATCAACAACCAGCCACCGATCTGGGTGGAGCCCAGGAACAGCCTTACGGAAGAGCAGTATCAGAATTTTTATGAATATCTGACGCACTTTCCGGGTCAAAAACCGCTTTGGCACCTGCATCTGTCGGCGGATTCGCCATTTCAGTTCCACAGCATTCTTTACAGCCCGGAAACCAATCTCGAAAAGATGGGTTTTGGTCGTTCCGATCATGGGCTCCATTTGTGCGCGAAGCGAATTCTGGTTCAGAATGACAACCGTGATTTGCTTCCGGACTATCTGCGATTCCTCCGGGGAATTGTAGATTCGGCCGATTTGCCGTTGAATGTTTCTCGCGAAGCGCTGCAGGACAATACGGTCTTCCGCAAGATGCAGAAGGTCATCACAAAGAAGGTTCTGGACCACCTCGACTCTTTCGCCGAAGAGGATGCCGACAAATATCAGACGTTCTATCGAGAATTCGGAATGATTCTCCGGGAGGGTGTCGGATCGGACTTTGACAACCGGGACCGACTGGCAAAACTGCTTCGATTTGCATCCACGCATTCGACAGATTCCGGCAAGCTTGTTTCACTGCAGGAATACTGCGATCGAGCTCCGGAAGAACAAAAGCAGATCTATTTCGTGACCGGGACAGATGCGACGAGTGTCCTTCGGGATCCGAACCTGGAAATCTTCCGCTCCAGAAATCTTGAGGTACTTCTGCTCACAGATCCAGCGGATGAATACATTCTGTCCACATTGAATTCATTCGCGGAACGAGATCTGGTGTCCGTCGATTCGGCCGATCTGAAACTTCCGGAAAAGAAGGCGGCGGACGGCGAAGATCAGTCGGAGGAAGGAAGCAAAGAAAGCACCGAGGTGCCTTCCGGGTTTGACCGTCTGATTGAAATCCTGAAGGAATCGCTTGGTGAACAGGTACAGGATGTTCGAAAATCCGAACGGCTCACCGAAAGTGACTGCTGCCTGGTTAATGCTCAGGGATCGATGAGCACCACAATGCAGCGAGTGCTTCGGATGAACACACCCGAATTTGAGATGGCCAAAATGATCCTGGAAGTGAATCCAAATTCCTCCCTGATCAGGCGTTTGTCTGAAATTGCAGTGAACTCTGATAATGCTGAATTCATCAGGGAATGTGGCCGCCAGCTGCACGCCAACGCAATGATCATGGCGGGACTGGCTCCTAACGGCAACGAGATGGCTTCACGGCTGCAATCATTCATGTTGCAATTGGCGCAGAGTCGCAGTTCGATTACCACATGA